One stretch of Tepiditoga spiralis DNA includes these proteins:
- a CDS encoding outer membrane lipoprotein-sorting protein gives MKKVVLTLSLLLVLAVSMFSITGKEVLDKVKDVHDNFKNEKSLVSMNLVDANGNSRERIFDMYLMKKGEDTLAMVRFNKPSEVKRITLLTLSDDEIYLYMPAYRKTKRISGGAKNGNFVGSDLKFSDISLLYNEQSGSYKANLLEEKDKMYKVEILPEDKDSDYGRIVAEIQKENMLITKVEFYNLKNEHIKTMVFSNIKNFDGHVLATHIELKDLKAKHSTILDIKTVDFDLPFTAKFFNKMSISKPVLKYR, from the coding sequence ATGAAAAAAGTAGTTTTAACTCTATCATTATTATTAGTTTTGGCAGTATCTATGTTTTCAATTACAGGAAAAGAAGTATTAGACAAGGTAAAAGATGTACACGATAACTTTAAAAATGAAAAATCATTAGTTTCAATGAACTTAGTTGATGCAAATGGAAACTCAAGAGAAAGAATTTTTGATATGTACTTAATGAAAAAAGGTGAAGATACATTAGCAATGGTAAGATTTAATAAACCATCAGAAGTTAAAAGAATAACTCTTTTAACTTTATCAGATGATGAAATTTATCTTTATATGCCAGCATACAGAAAAACAAAAAGAATATCTGGTGGAGCAAAAAATGGTAATTTCGTTGGTTCTGATTTGAAGTTCAGTGATATATCTCTTCTTTATAATGAACAATCTGGATCTTATAAAGCAAATTTGTTAGAAGAAAAAGATAAAATGTATAAAGTTGAAATACTTCCTGAAGATAAAGATTCTGATTATGGAAGAATAGTTGCAGAAATTCAAAAAGAAAATATGTTAATAACGAAAGTAGAATTTTATAATTTAAAAAACGAACATATAAAAACAATGGTATTTTCAAATATAAAAAACTTTGATGGACATGTACTTGCAACTCATATAGAATTAAAAGATTTAAAAGCAAAACATTCAACAATACTCGATATAAAAACAGTAGATTTTGATCTACCATTTACAGCAAAATTCTTTAACAAAATGAGTATTTCAAAACCAGTATTAAAATATAGATGA
- a CDS encoding efflux RND transporter permease subunit, with protein sequence MRLNKKTSYLIITLFAVLTVFFGYQASKIEVSDDIKTYVPKNDPEKLIYDDVSEKFGLNTLILAGVSFDDVSKHMNLIDKVTEELKNTEGVDNVISVVNAPRINATDDGDISVGNLKSSFNFSNYDVKKMKEILLNDSMLKGKFVSSDGKASLIIIGLKNNADTRLAAKNIRKIFDNNKLNYHLLGTPTADIEIENLVKKNIEKLVPIVTLLVAFVLFLSFRTLTGVILPIMSVLLADIWTVGVMVLFNVMFNTTTAAVPIAIVGIGTAYAIHVINKYYEEAQKGISKADAVNETLKHVGGAVVLSALTTIAGFLSLLTADLRPVWQLGIFTSTGIAISLLSATLLVPAILMIIQPSPKNNSNEEGESKWLRKTTEFLVHNRVLSFSIVGVIIFIMILFIPNIKTDVQMENYLNPNTEFVQSSNFLRDNFGGNDYLFLDFKAKGKNTFRDFYFNRSIRDFENYAKTFDIATQSTSVGDVVAKLTEGFTGVEYIPGSNDALEQNYMLIEGSEGIDKVLKADENESISQIMVNTKSFSKVKESELKIKDFINSQIIKSYKIEDFDTNNDEHLKAYNHEIRQFIESRRGTYNEKVLNDFVNIKNMSDEELLKSTDNKTLFNMFNTYLKINELDEIDYQTFENVYNKKSSNEDLNEYFEYFVMDNVDQMRAKLAIKKLEKDNLKLNSKYLIELAQYVNDTQVPVIGGDRKIVFNITGIPVIANKVNDMIFDNQMKSMILAYILVFVLFILQMKSVTLGLFSLIPITLTIIANFGFMGITGIALNAATVTIASITIGAGIDYTIHYITRFKKEYKLSSNKFESAVKTSATAGRAIIINSLAVVLGFMAFGFSSIGILKDFGILTAVAMIIAPILTLTIFPMAMTMLSDKVLGKLTKKSILNKKAKENA encoded by the coding sequence TTGAGATTAAACAAAAAAACATCTTATTTAATCATTACTCTTTTTGCAGTTTTAACAGTTTTTTTTGGATATCAAGCTTCTAAAATAGAAGTTTCAGATGACATAAAAACTTATGTTCCTAAAAATGATCCCGAGAAGTTAATTTATGATGATGTTTCAGAAAAATTTGGTTTGAATACGTTGATACTTGCTGGAGTTAGTTTTGATGATGTATCAAAACATATGAATTTGATTGATAAAGTAACTGAAGAATTAAAAAATACAGAAGGTGTAGATAATGTTATTTCTGTTGTAAATGCGCCAAGAATAAATGCAACGGACGATGGAGATATTTCTGTAGGTAATTTAAAATCTTCTTTTAACTTTTCAAATTATGATGTAAAAAAGATGAAAGAAATACTTTTAAATGACAGCATGTTAAAAGGAAAATTTGTTTCGAGTGATGGAAAAGCATCTTTGATTATAATTGGTTTAAAAAACAATGCAGATACAAGACTCGCAGCTAAAAATATAAGAAAGATTTTTGATAATAATAAATTAAATTATCATCTTTTAGGAACACCAACTGCTGATATTGAAATTGAAAACTTAGTAAAGAAAAATATTGAAAAATTAGTTCCAATAGTTACTTTACTTGTTGCATTTGTTTTATTCTTAAGTTTTAGAACTTTAACAGGAGTTATACTTCCAATAATGTCTGTTTTACTTGCTGATATTTGGACAGTTGGAGTTATGGTTTTATTTAATGTTATGTTTAATACAACAACTGCAGCTGTACCAATTGCAATTGTTGGAATAGGAACAGCTTATGCAATACACGTAATAAACAAATATTATGAAGAAGCGCAAAAAGGAATTTCAAAGGCTGATGCTGTAAATGAAACTTTAAAACACGTTGGTGGTGCTGTTGTTTTAAGTGCATTGACAACAATTGCTGGGTTCTTATCCCTCTTAACTGCAGATTTAAGACCTGTTTGGCAATTAGGAATATTTACATCAACAGGTATAGCAATATCTTTATTAAGTGCAACACTTTTAGTTCCTGCAATTTTAATGATTATACAGCCTTCTCCTAAAAACAATTCGAATGAAGAAGGAGAAAGCAAATGGCTTAGAAAAACAACTGAATTTTTAGTACACAATAGAGTATTATCATTTTCAATAGTTGGAGTAATAATTTTTATTATGATTTTATTTATTCCAAATATTAAAACAGATGTACAAATGGAAAATTATTTGAATCCAAATACTGAGTTCGTTCAAAGTTCAAACTTTTTAAGAGATAACTTTGGTGGAAATGATTATTTATTTTTAGACTTTAAAGCAAAAGGCAAAAATACATTTAGAGATTTTTATTTTAATAGATCAATAAGAGATTTTGAAAACTATGCAAAAACCTTTGATATTGCTACACAATCTACAAGCGTTGGAGACGTTGTGGCAAAATTAACCGAAGGATTTACTGGAGTTGAATATATACCAGGTTCTAATGATGCTTTGGAACAAAATTATATGTTAATTGAAGGAAGTGAAGGAATAGATAAAGTTTTAAAAGCTGATGAAAATGAATCTATTTCTCAAATAATGGTTAATACAAAGAGTTTTAGTAAAGTAAAAGAATCCGAATTGAAGATTAAAGATTTCATAAACTCTCAAATAATAAAAAGTTATAAAATAGAAGATTTTGATACAAACAATGATGAACATTTAAAAGCTTATAATCATGAAATAAGACAATTTATAGAATCAAGAAGAGGAACTTATAATGAAAAAGTATTAAATGATTTTGTAAATATAAAAAATATGAGTGATGAAGAACTACTAAAAAGTACAGACAATAAAACTTTATTCAATATGTTCAATACTTATTTGAAAATCAATGAATTAGATGAAATTGATTATCAAACCTTTGAAAATGTTTATAATAAAAAAAGTTCTAATGAAGATTTAAATGAATACTTTGAATATTTTGTTATGGATAATGTTGATCAAATGAGAGCAAAACTTGCTATAAAAAAATTAGAAAAAGATAATTTAAAATTGAATTCAAAATATTTAATTGAATTAGCACAATATGTGAATGATACACAAGTACCAGTAATTGGCGGAGATAGAAAAATAGTATTCAACATTACAGGTATACCTGTAATAGCAAATAAAGTAAATGATATGATCTTTGACAATCAAATGAAAAGTATGATTCTTGCTTATATCTTAGTATTTGTATTATTTATTTTACAGATGAAGTCTGTTACTCTTGGATTATTCTCATTGATTCCTATTACTTTAACAATAATTGCAAACTTTGGATTTATGGGAATAACAGGAATTGCATTGAATGCAGCAACGGTAACAATAGCTTCTATTACAATAGGTGCTGGTATAGATTATACAATTCATTACATAACAAGATTTAAAAAAGAATATAAATTGAGTAGTAATAAGTTTGAATCTGCAGTAAAAACATCAGCAACAGCTGGTAGAGCAATAATAATAAATTCATTGGCAGTAGTTTTAGGATTTATGGCATTTGGTTTTTCTAGTATAGGAATTTTAAAAGATTTTGGAATACTAACAGCAGTAGCAATGATAATAGCACCAATTTTAACCTTAACAATATTCCCAATGGCTATGACAATGCTTAGCGACAAGGTTTTAGGAAAATTAACAAAAAAGAGTATTTTAAACAAAAAAGCAAAAGAAAACGCATAA
- a CDS encoding transposase, giving the protein MGLLIKHLKNDEDAELFLKNVGLLKTKEKCPYCGSTEYYVIRRNHYKCKSCRREWSKYKGSIFENFRIKPLKFLKILEALSEGTVLKKISKDLNVSYNTVLKVRNLIREHVLKNILNVDELEENIFIGVNHVNHKIKLDYLKTIDFSLIKDNKVGKLGRIYFIHDYKNYELLIVISENTIPELDEKSRELILSKLKKELRVFVDDFTNKISSRKLVNNKTILYSIFLSLYINDKNTLHEIIFSAFQNIKK; this is encoded by the coding sequence ATGGGATTATTAATAAAACATTTAAAAAATGATGAAGATGCTGAATTGTTTTTAAAAAATGTAGGTTTATTAAAAACAAAAGAAAAATGTCCTTATTGTGGAAGTACTGAATATTATGTAATTAGAAGAAATCACTATAAGTGCAAAAGTTGTAGAAGAGAATGGAGTAAATATAAAGGGAGTATATTTGAAAATTTTAGAATAAAACCTCTAAAATTTTTAAAAATTTTAGAGGCATTATCAGAAGGGACTGTATTAAAAAAAATATCTAAGGATTTAAATGTTTCATATAATACAGTCTTAAAGGTAAGAAATTTAATACGAGAACATGTGCTAAAAAATATACTAAATGTAGATGAACTTGAAGAAAATATTTTTATTGGAGTAAATCATGTAAATCATAAAATAAAATTAGACTACTTAAAAACAATAGATTTCTCTTTAATTAAAGATAATAAAGTTGGAAAATTAGGAAGAATTTATTTTATTCATGATTATAAAAATTATGAACTTTTAATAGTAATATCAGAAAATACTATACCAGAATTAGATGAAAAATCTCGTGAATTAATATTATCAAAGTTAAAAAAAGAATTGAGAGTATTTGTTGATGATTTTACCAATAAAATTTCCAGTAGAAAACTTGTAAATAACAAAACTATATTGTACTCTATTTTTTTATCCTTATATATAAATGACAAAAATACTTTGCATGAAATAATATTTAGTGCTTTTCAAAATATAAAAAAGTAA
- a CDS encoding NifB/NifX family molybdenum-iron cluster-binding protein: MKKLGIPLITNEGENSVISEHFGHAPYFGFVKIDGSNYEVEVIKNPMEEHGPGDIPNYMKENDVNVMIVRGIGGRAIDFFNSLGIEVYRGAAGTIKDLVNAYLKDEIEDKEYEVKEKHHHH; this comes from the coding sequence GTGAAAAAATTAGGAATACCTTTAATAACTAACGAAGGTGAAAACTCAGTAATAAGTGAACATTTTGGACATGCTCCATACTTTGGATTTGTGAAAATTGATGGTTCTAATTATGAAGTTGAAGTTATTAAAAATCCAATGGAAGAACATGGACCTGGAGATATACCAAATTATATGAAAGAAAACGATGTAAATGTTATGATTGTAAGAGGAATTGGTGGAAGAGCAATAGACTTCTTTAATAGTTTAGGTATTGAAGTTTATAGAGGTGCTGCTGGAACTATAAAAGATTTAGTAAATGCTTATTTAAAAGATGAAATTGAAGATAAAGAATATGAAGTAAAAGAAAAACATCATCATCATTAA
- a CDS encoding DUF5320 family protein — translation MPFRDGTGPNGTGVNCSTRFERRGFGSGYGRGFGRNAGTGYGRGRGFGRGFRNYNNASGYGRGFGYRFETEKEYLEEEKKYLEEELKRINERLEK, via the coding sequence ATGCCATTTAGAGATGGAACTGGACCAAATGGAACAGGAGTAAACTGTAGTACAAGATTTGAAAGGAGAGGTTTTGGTTCTGGATACGGTAGAGGTTTTGGTAGAAATGCTGGAACTGGATATGGTAGAGGCAGAGGTTTTGGAAGAGGTTTTAGAAATTATAACAATGCATCTGGATATGGAAGAGGTTTTGGATATAGATTTGAAACAGAAAAAGAATATCTTGAAGAAGAAAAAAAATATCTTGAAGAAGAATTAAAAAGAATCAATGAAAGATTAGAAAAATAA
- a CDS encoding ATP-binding protein — protein sequence MKIAVLSGKGGTGKTLVSTNFSNVISKSNTVQLFDCDVEEPNSHIFFDINYTKEREVKTLIPVVNNDVCIHCGKCAQSCQFGAISAFPTGTVVFESLCHGCGTCKDVCPVNAITEKEKSMGIIRFGKDKNKDISFGEGILNIGEPSGVRVIRELKLNFEKSDFIILDSPPGASCPVVETLRDMDYAILVTESTPFGLHDLKIAHEVVNEMKIKCGIVINRYDEKFKDIEEFALKNNIDILAKIPFDRQIAVEYSNGTLITDKFPKYHSLFEDIVKKVAK from the coding sequence ATGAAAATTGCTGTATTAAGTGGAAAAGGTGGAACTGGAAAAACATTAGTTTCCACAAATTTTTCTAACGTTATTTCCAAAAGTAATACTGTACAACTTTTTGATTGTGATGTTGAAGAACCAAATTCTCATATATTTTTTGATATAAATTATACCAAAGAGAGAGAAGTAAAAACTTTAATACCAGTTGTAAACAATGATGTTTGTATTCATTGTGGAAAGTGTGCTCAAAGCTGCCAATTTGGCGCGATTTCTGCATTCCCAACAGGAACTGTTGTTTTTGAATCACTTTGTCATGGCTGTGGTACTTGTAAAGATGTTTGTCCGGTAAATGCTATAACAGAAAAAGAAAAGAGCATGGGAATAATAAGATTTGGAAAAGATAAAAATAAAGATATTTCTTTTGGTGAAGGAATTTTAAATATAGGGGAACCGTCTGGTGTAAGAGTTATAAGAGAGCTAAAGTTAAACTTTGAAAAAAGTGATTTTATAATTTTAGATTCTCCGCCTGGCGCTTCTTGCCCAGTTGTAGAAACATTAAGAGATATGGATTATGCTATCTTAGTTACTGAATCTACACCATTTGGATTGCATGACTTAAAAATAGCCCATGAAGTTGTAAATGAAATGAAAATTAAATGTGGAATAGTTATAAATAGATATGATGAAAAATTTAAAGATATAGAAGAATTTGCTTTAAAAAATAATATAGATATACTTGCTAAAATTCCTTTTGATAGGCAAATAGCTGTTGAATATTCAAATGGAACTTTAATAACTGATAAGTTTCCAAAGTATCATAGTTTATTTGAAGATATAGTAAAGAAGGTGGCAAAATGA
- a CDS encoding ATP-binding protein — protein sequence MIKQIAVVSGKGGTGKTTLTGSLSVLFKNHVAADCDVDASNLSLILNPKTEKVYDYYGGKKAFINHEKCSGCGICKNVCRFEAIYKEKDKNLYSVDPFACEGCNRCVINCPENAIELLDNRSGEYYVSHSDIAVIHANLEPGEETSGGLVAEVRKKAIEIAEKEDNNYILIDGAPGIGCPATSSIAGVNYVIIVTEPTQSGVHDLKRIVDTVKHFKRNFSIVINKYDINNKISNEIEKFSKSENIEIFGKIPFDKTVVNAVVNGEPVVKYDCPATDAIKEIYKKILKV from the coding sequence ATGATTAAACAAATAGCTGTTGTAAGTGGAAAAGGTGGAACTGGTAAAACAACACTTACTGGTTCATTAAGTGTTCTATTTAAAAATCATGTTGCTGCTGATTGTGATGTTGATGCTTCAAATTTATCGTTAATATTAAATCCAAAAACAGAAAAAGTTTATGATTATTATGGTGGAAAAAAAGCTTTTATCAATCATGAAAAGTGTTCTGGTTGTGGAATATGTAAAAATGTTTGTAGATTTGAAGCTATATATAAAGAAAAAGATAAAAATTTATACTCCGTAGATCCTTTTGCTTGTGAAGGGTGTAATAGATGTGTTATAAACTGTCCTGAAAATGCAATAGAACTATTAGATAATAGAAGTGGAGAATATTATGTTTCACATTCAGATATAGCAGTTATACATGCAAACTTAGAACCGGGTGAAGAAACCTCAGGTGGACTCGTTGCAGAAGTTAGAAAAAAAGCAATTGAAATAGCAGAAAAAGAAGATAATAATTATATTTTAATAGATGGTGCACCAGGTATAGGATGCCCAGCAACATCTTCTATTGCTGGAGTAAATTATGTAATAATAGTAACTGAACCAACACAATCTGGTGTACACGATTTAAAAAGGATTGTAGATACGGTAAAACATTTCAAAAGAAATTTTTCAATAGTAATAAATAAATATGATATAAACAATAAAATAAGTAATGAAATCGAAAAATTTTCAAAAAGTGAAAATATAGAAATATTTGGGAAGATACCTTTTGATAAAACTGTTGTAAATGCTGTTGTAAATGGAGAACCAGTTGTAAAATATGATTGTCCTGCAACAGATGCAATAAAAGAAATATATAAAAAAATTTTAAAAGTATAG
- a CDS encoding NifB/NifX family molybdenum-iron cluster-binding protein: MKIGLSAKSSSANAMVDDRFARGAVYVIYDTETKQYEFITPEELGAHGAGPKAIQLFAEKGVKVIVAPALGQNAYGAAQVAQIETYTQKNGTVEENINAYLNGTLEKITTPKG; the protein is encoded by the coding sequence ATGAAAATAGGACTTTCAGCAAAATCATCTTCTGCAAATGCTATGGTTGACGATAGATTTGCAAGAGGTGCAGTTTATGTAATCTATGATACTGAAACAAAACAATATGAATTTATAACTCCAGAAGAACTTGGAGCTCATGGTGCTGGTCCAAAAGCTATTCAATTATTTGCAGAAAAAGGAGTAAAGGTTATTGTAGCTCCTGCACTTGGTCAAAATGCTTATGGTGCAGCTCAAGTTGCACAAATTGAAACTTATACACAAAAAAATGGAACAGTTGAAGAAAATATAAATGCTTATCTTAATGGAACTTTAGAAAAGATAACTACACCAAAAGGATGA
- a CDS encoding NifB/NifX family molybdenum-iron cluster-binding protein, with protein MKIVIGLNENGFINKGHFGHSNEYIIFEYENGNFTEIERRINPLVKEHKHAKVEEILEIVGDCEVWVAKNMGKMSMLKLKEKNYKPILVDTDIIEKALNKIKEML; from the coding sequence TTGAAAATTGTAATTGGATTAAATGAAAATGGATTTATAAATAAAGGTCATTTTGGTCATTCAAATGAATATATAATTTTTGAATATGAAAATGGAAATTTTACTGAAATAGAAAGAAGAATAAATCCTTTAGTAAAAGAACACAAACATGCAAAAGTTGAAGAAATATTAGAAATAGTTGGTGATTGTGAAGTGTGGGTTGCTAAAAATATGGGAAAGATGTCTATGTTAAAATTAAAAGAAAAAAACTACAAACCTATACTTGTTGATACCGATATCATAGAAAAAGCCTTAAATAAAATTAAGGAGATGTTATAA
- a CDS encoding DUF362 domain-containing protein — MPWINEIECSKCLACVKSCPENAIKIKDNGFPYIDQNICIKCGKCFDACPKEVIRPNSENPSLRSGSGRGRGMGRNAKGFGKNNF; from the coding sequence ATGCCTTGGATAAATGAAATAGAATGTTCAAAATGTTTAGCTTGTGTTAAAAGTTGTCCTGAAAATGCTATAAAAATAAAAGACAATGGATTCCCTTATATTGATCAAAATATCTGTATAAAATGTGGAAAATGTTTTGATGCATGTCCTAAAGAAGTTATAAGACCAAACTCTGAAAATCCATCTTTAAGATCTGGATCTGGAAGAGGTAGAGGAATGGGTCGTAATGCAAAAGGTTTTGGAAAAAATAATTTTTAA
- a CDS encoding FAD-dependent oxidoreductase, giving the protein MKYDIVVIGGSAAGLIAAMSSRKLYKDKKILVIKKTEMELVPCGIPYTFSTLGTVENDAMGIEAKFKAQNVDLLIDEVIDGDSKVKKVITKGGKEFEYDKLIIATGSTPFVPPIPGHDLENTFNVPKNAEYLKEMKKKLEGLKDVVILGGGFIGVEVADEIKKSGKNVTLIEALPDLLYLSFDTEFGTIAKEELKKDGIKVLTSMKAKEIVGNGKVEKVILENGEEIKADAVVFSTGYRPNVSLAEKFNLQLTKYGFIKTDAYMRTTEPDIFAVGDCAQHTDMFTGKSSKLMLASAAVYDARIAASNLCCLRAIRRNKGSLSVYSTLIGSIAFGAAGVNEKIANQEGFVVDSVTVETFDRHPGKFADATKTKVKLIFSKDSGIVLGAQMAGGKGVGEMINVISLAIQMNATVNDLFNMQIGTHPLLTAAPTTYPIPAAAELALIKMKK; this is encoded by the coding sequence ATGAAGTACGATATAGTAGTGATTGGTGGAAGTGCCGCAGGATTAATAGCAGCTATGTCTTCAAGAAAATTATACAAAGATAAAAAGATCTTAGTAATTAAAAAAACTGAAATGGAATTAGTACCTTGTGGAATTCCTTATACATTTAGTACACTTGGAACTGTTGAGAATGATGCAATGGGAATAGAAGCAAAGTTTAAAGCACAAAATGTTGATCTATTAATCGATGAAGTAATAGATGGAGATTCAAAAGTAAAAAAAGTTATAACAAAAGGTGGAAAAGAATTTGAATATGATAAATTAATAATAGCAACAGGTTCTACACCATTTGTTCCGCCTATTCCAGGACATGATTTAGAAAACACATTCAATGTACCTAAAAATGCTGAATACTTAAAAGAAATGAAAAAGAAATTAGAAGGATTAAAAGATGTTGTTATCCTTGGTGGTGGATTCATTGGTGTTGAAGTAGCTGATGAAATCAAAAAATCTGGAAAAAATGTTACCTTAATTGAAGCTTTACCTGATTTATTATACTTATCTTTTGATACAGAATTTGGAACAATAGCAAAAGAAGAACTTAAAAAAGATGGTATTAAAGTTTTAACCTCAATGAAAGCAAAAGAAATTGTAGGAAACGGAAAAGTAGAAAAAGTAATTCTTGAAAATGGAGAAGAAATAAAAGCAGATGCTGTCGTATTTTCAACAGGATATAGACCAAATGTATCTCTTGCAGAAAAATTCAATCTTCAATTAACAAAATATGGATTTATAAAAACAGATGCTTATATGAGAACAACAGAACCTGATATTTTTGCTGTTGGAGATTGTGCACAGCATACAGATATGTTTACAGGAAAATCAAGTAAATTAATGCTTGCTTCAGCTGCTGTTTATGATGCAAGAATTGCAGCTTCAAATCTTTGCTGTTTAAGAGCTATTAGAAGAAATAAAGGATCATTAAGCGTTTATTCAACTTTAATAGGCAGCATTGCTTTTGGTGCTGCTGGAGTAAATGAAAAAATAGCTAATCAAGAAGGATTTGTTGTTGATTCAGTTACTGTTGAAACTTTTGATAGACATCCTGGTAAATTTGCAGATGCTACTAAAACAAAGGTAAAATTAATCTTTAGTAAAGATAGTGGAATTGTACTTGGTGCTCAAATGGCTGGTGGTAAAGGTGTTGGTGAAATGATCAACGTTATCAGTCTTGCAATTCAAATGAATGCAACTGTAAATGATTTATTCAATATGCAAATAGGAACTCATCCATTATTAACAGCTGCTCCAACAACTTATCCGATACCTGCTGCTGCAGAATTAGCTTTAATTAAAATGAAAAAATAA
- a CDS encoding radical SAM protein, with product MIYKYVYGPVPSRRMGISLGISPIPKGYCSYSCIYCQLGRTKHMTIEKQEFFKVNDIVNELKNYLKEDISFDVITIVGEGEPTLYSKLGELINSIKQLTKKPVALITNGSLLSDYMKNADIILPSFDAFDEESFKKINRPFQKIKFNEMYETLKNFSKNYTGELWIELMLVKGLNDSKEQLLKMKELLKDIKYDKLYINVPVRPPAEEWVKIPDEKNIKMAVELLNGISIDQLISNNFFSEIKDDYEAILSIIKRHPMNQHEILTFLKTRNCKKIDEILSKLFNDEKIESIFYKGYTTFRIK from the coding sequence ATGATATATAAATATGTATATGGCCCTGTACCTTCAAGAAGAATGGGCATTTCTTTAGGAATTAGTCCAATTCCTAAAGGATATTGTAGTTATTCTTGTATTTATTGCCAACTTGGAAGAACAAAACATATGACTATTGAAAAACAAGAATTTTTCAAAGTAAATGATATAGTAAATGAATTAAAAAATTACTTAAAAGAAGATATAAGTTTTGATGTTATAACAATAGTTGGTGAAGGAGAACCTACACTATATTCAAAATTAGGAGAACTAATAAATAGTATAAAACAACTTACTAAAAAACCTGTGGCGTTAATTACAAATGGGTCTTTACTTTCAGATTATATGAAAAATGCTGATATTATTTTACCTTCTTTTGATGCTTTTGATGAAGAAAGCTTTAAAAAAATAAATAGACCTTTTCAAAAAATCAAATTCAATGAAATGTATGAAACTTTAAAAAATTTTTCAAAAAATTATACTGGTGAATTATGGATAGAATTAATGCTTGTAAAAGGTTTAAATGATTCAAAAGAACAGTTATTAAAAATGAAAGAATTATTAAAAGATATTAAATATGATAAATTATATATAAATGTACCAGTTAGGCCACCTGCAGAAGAATGGGTTAAAATTCCAGATGAAAAAAATATAAAGATGGCTGTTGAACTTTTAAATGGAATTTCTATAGATCAATTAATTTCAAATAATTTTTTTAGTGAGATAAAAGATGATTATGAGGCCATACTGAGTATAATTAAAAGACACCCTATGAATCAACATGAAATTCTTACTTTCTTAAAAACAAGAAACTGTAAAAAAATTGATGAAATATTATCAAAATTATTTAATGATGAAAAAATAGAATCAATATTTTATAAAGGGTATACAACTTTTAGAATAAAATAA